The proteins below come from a single Dinghuibacter silviterrae genomic window:
- a CDS encoding GNAT family N-acetyltransferase, whose amino-acid sequence MRTTSPIRSTPADVDDILRVYDLGIQFQKTVFHRHWFGFDRDLLLREIGEGRHWKILCGDAIACVFSVLYDDPVVWNGDPAPSLYLHRIVTNPAFKGNGYVRDIILWAQAYGRDLGKKYVRLDTFPDNEKLKEYYISCGFRFCGFRYFDPEEVIPEHYRDGLSLFELEIG is encoded by the coding sequence ATGAGGACGACTAGCCCTATACGCAGCACGCCGGCCGACGTGGACGACATCCTTCGCGTATACGACCTCGGCATCCAGTTCCAGAAAACAGTGTTTCACCGCCACTGGTTTGGATTTGACAGGGACCTACTCCTTCGCGAGATCGGGGAGGGGCGGCACTGGAAGATTCTTTGCGGTGATGCTATCGCGTGTGTTTTCTCGGTGCTTTACGACGACCCCGTGGTGTGGAACGGCGACCCCGCGCCATCGCTTTACCTCCACCGGATCGTGACAAATCCCGCGTTTAAAGGGAACGGATACGTCCGGGACATCATCCTTTGGGCGCAAGCGTATGGCCGGGATTTGGGGAAAAAGTATGTTCGCCTGGATACTTTTCCCGACAACGAAAAACTCAAAGAATATTACATCAGTTGCGGCTTCCGGTTTTGCGGGTTCCGGTACTTCGACCCGGAGGAAGTCATTCCGGAGCACTACCGGGATGGGCTGAGTCTTTTCGAGTTGGAGATTGGCTGA
- a CDS encoding bifunctional YncE family protein/alkaline phosphatase family protein — protein MKTLLTSLLLGTSFFCCAQTLIPGKKDNQILLPNGWRLSPAGRSLPLGPLSDLPLNIQVSRSGRLLAVTNNGQSTQSVQLLDPQSEKVLDEKEVGKSWYGLAFSPDEKDLYVSGGYDNWVLDFAIDNDKLGKADTIRLAEPWPKRTTCPTGITVDKTGKTLYVVTKGDSCLYVIDKRSVKKRIPLPGSAYGCVLSPDNKTLYISIWNGAAVAVYDTKKGDIKKISTGEHPNELLLDKKGTRLFVANANDNTVSVIDTKTGTVTETIATTLYPTRLAGSTTNGLALSTDEKALYVANADNNDLAVFDVSAVGNSRGLGFIPVGWYPTNVKTVGDKIIVANGKGLSSQANPLGPQPFEKENNVGEHTGQTGKSTIQYIGGLFKGVLSFIDRPDSGQLKTYTQQVYANTPFTGKQTADGEEGNPIPRKVGDPSPIKYVFYIIKENRTYDQVLGDMPGGDGDTSLCIFGERVTPNQHALAKNFVLLDNFYVDAEVSEDGHNWSMAAYATDVIEKTWPTNYGRRGPSYGDVAAGPNDGWIWDYAKRAGISYRTYGEFGSYGKASIPSVEGHSAPYSPGFDMTIQDQVRADAWEKDFDSLLAADAVPRLNTLRISDDHTSGQQKGHYSPVAAVADNDLAVGRIVEHLSHSRIWKESVVFILEDDAQAGPDHVDAHRSPAYIVGPFVKRNAVVHSMYSTSGMLRTIELILGLPPMSQYDAAALPMYACFTAQPDTTPYALLPARVDINERNTADNESVRRSARFDLAKEDAVPDKDMNEVIWKSVKGEAAVMPAPKRSAFVLVGQQKKHEDD, from the coding sequence ATGAAAACCCTTCTGACAAGCCTTCTCTTAGGCACCAGCTTTTTTTGCTGTGCCCAAACGCTAATCCCCGGGAAAAAAGACAACCAGATCCTGCTGCCAAACGGCTGGCGGCTGAGCCCGGCGGGCCGTTCGCTGCCGCTGGGACCGCTGAGCGACCTTCCGTTGAATATCCAGGTGAGCCGGAGCGGCCGCCTGCTGGCGGTGACCAACAACGGGCAAAGCACGCAGTCGGTGCAGTTGCTGGATCCACAAAGCGAAAAAGTTTTGGACGAGAAAGAAGTGGGGAAGTCGTGGTATGGATTGGCTTTTAGTCCGGATGAAAAGGATTTGTATGTGTCGGGAGGGTATGACAACTGGGTGCTGGATTTTGCCATCGACAACGATAAGCTGGGCAAAGCCGATACCATCCGCCTCGCGGAGCCGTGGCCCAAACGGACTACCTGCCCGACGGGAATAACCGTAGACAAAACGGGCAAAACGTTGTACGTCGTCACCAAGGGGGACAGTTGCCTGTATGTGATCGACAAGCGGAGCGTGAAGAAGCGGATTCCCCTACCCGGCTCGGCCTATGGCTGCGTGCTGTCGCCCGACAACAAGACGTTGTACATCTCGATTTGGAACGGTGCTGCCGTAGCGGTGTATGACACGAAAAAAGGCGACATCAAAAAGATCAGCACCGGCGAGCACCCCAATGAGCTTTTGCTGGACAAAAAAGGAACACGGCTGTTTGTGGCAAACGCCAACGACAACACGGTGTCGGTGATCGATACTAAAACGGGCACAGTAACGGAAACCATTGCCACTACCCTTTATCCGACCCGGCTGGCGGGATCGACGACCAACGGGCTGGCGTTGTCGACGGATGAAAAAGCACTGTACGTCGCCAACGCGGACAACAATGACCTGGCCGTTTTTGATGTGTCGGCCGTGGGGAACAGCAGAGGTCTGGGCTTTATCCCGGTGGGCTGGTATCCGACGAATGTAAAAACGGTGGGGGACAAAATCATCGTGGCCAACGGGAAGGGCCTGAGCTCCCAGGCGAACCCGCTGGGTCCGCAGCCTTTTGAAAAAGAGAACAACGTCGGTGAGCATACGGGACAGACCGGCAAAAGTACTATCCAATACATCGGCGGCCTTTTTAAAGGTGTTTTGTCGTTTATCGACCGGCCGGACAGCGGACAGCTGAAGACCTATACACAACAGGTGTATGCGAATACGCCGTTTACCGGCAAACAAACAGCCGACGGAGAGGAGGGCAACCCGATCCCACGCAAAGTGGGCGACCCCTCCCCGATCAAATATGTCTTTTACATCATCAAGGAAAACCGGACGTATGACCAGGTGTTGGGGGATATGCCGGGGGGTGATGGGGATACGTCCCTTTGCATTTTCGGGGAGCGGGTGACGCCGAACCAACACGCGCTGGCGAAAAACTTTGTCCTGTTGGACAATTTCTACGTGGACGCGGAGGTGAGCGAGGATGGGCACAATTGGAGCATGGCGGCGTATGCCACGGACGTAATCGAAAAAACGTGGCCGACCAATTATGGCCGGCGGGGACCCAGCTATGGAGACGTGGCAGCGGGCCCGAACGACGGCTGGATCTGGGACTATGCCAAACGGGCGGGGATCAGCTACCGGACGTATGGCGAATTCGGGTCGTATGGCAAGGCGAGCATCCCCTCGGTGGAAGGGCACTCGGCGCCCTATTCTCCGGGTTTCGATATGACTATCCAGGACCAGGTGCGGGCCGACGCCTGGGAAAAGGATTTTGATTCGCTCCTCGCCGCGGACGCGGTGCCCCGGCTCAACACGCTCCGGATCTCGGATGACCATACCAGCGGGCAGCAAAAGGGGCATTATTCACCGGTCGCTGCCGTGGCGGACAACGACCTGGCGGTGGGGCGGATCGTTGAACACCTTTCCCACAGCCGGATCTGGAAGGAGTCCGTCGTTTTCATCCTGGAGGACGACGCCCAGGCCGGCCCGGATCACGTGGATGCGCACCGGTCCCCCGCGTATATCGTGGGTCCCTTTGTCAAAAGAAATGCGGTGGTCCACAGCATGTACTCGACCTCGGGTATGCTCAGGACCATCGAGCTCATCCTGGGGCTTCCGCCGATGAGCCAGTACGACGCGGCGGCGCTCCCGATGTACGCCTGTTTTACGGCTCAACCCGATACCACGCCTTATGCACTGCTGCCGGCCCGGGTGGACATCAACGAACGCAATACCGCCGACAACGAAAGCGTCCGCCGTTCGGCCCGTTTTGACCTGGCCAAAGAGGACGCCGTGCCGGATAAAGACATGAACGAGGTGATCTGGAAGTCCGTCAAAGGAGAAGCCGCCGTCATGCCGGCGCCTAAGAGAAGTGCTTTCGTGCTGGTGGGTCAACAAAAAAAACATGAGGACGACTAG
- a CDS encoding helix-turn-helix domain-containing protein, which yields MSKKTQSPPQEDIPYLQDLFGLYKHIKARPPLHKDFDIREIDPEVLKGYDYVAKPFRHSFYCITLFLEGDITLNAGFWKKRINKPALYFKTPCQIVSWLKPERWLKEYFIVFTEGFLLKNKALADLVFGLPFFDMEKAIPFEIDPEEVALLGGLYKRIMEEYRSDRKDKFDLISTYTHALLLHVRRLYHKYVEEDQALATSVRQSEHTLVEKFRALIRKHLATGKADKEARTVKFFAEQLSTHPNHLNAVIKRHTQKTAIAFIHEHILHEATSLLSQTELTIKEISFRLGFNEPSHFNHFFRKLANTTPALYRKERH from the coding sequence ATGAGCAAAAAAACCCAAAGCCCCCCGCAGGAAGACATCCCCTACCTGCAAGACCTATTCGGCCTATACAAACACATCAAGGCAAGACCCCCGTTGCACAAGGATTTCGACATCCGTGAAATCGACCCGGAAGTATTGAAGGGGTATGATTACGTCGCCAAACCGTTCCGTCATTCTTTTTATTGCATTACGTTGTTCCTGGAGGGGGATATAACCCTCAACGCCGGGTTTTGGAAGAAACGGATCAACAAACCGGCATTATATTTTAAAACGCCTTGCCAGATCGTGTCGTGGTTGAAGCCGGAGCGTTGGTTGAAGGAGTATTTCATCGTATTTACGGAAGGCTTTTTGCTGAAAAATAAAGCGCTGGCGGACCTGGTTTTTGGGTTGCCTTTTTTCGATATGGAGAAGGCCATTCCTTTTGAAATCGATCCGGAGGAGGTAGCATTGCTGGGAGGGCTGTATAAACGGATCATGGAGGAATACCGGTCGGACCGAAAGGATAAATTCGACCTTATTTCCACGTATACGCACGCCTTGTTGTTGCATGTAAGAAGGCTGTACCACAAATATGTGGAAGAAGACCAGGCGCTGGCCACCAGCGTCCGTCAATCGGAGCATACCCTGGTGGAGAAATTCCGGGCGTTGATCCGGAAACACCTGGCCACGGGGAAAGCAGACAAAGAGGCACGAACGGTGAAGTTTTTTGCGGAACAGCTGTCGACGCATCCGAACCATTTGAACGCGGTGATCAAAAGACACACGCAGAAAACGGCCATTGCCTTTATCCACGAGCATATCCTGCACGAAGCGACGTCTTTGCTGAGCCAGACCGAGTTGACCATTAAAGAAATATCGTTCCGGCTGGGGTTCAATGAACCTTCGCATTTCAACCATTTTTTCCGGAAACTGGCGAACACGACACCGGCCCTTTACCGGAAGGAAAGACATTAA
- a CDS encoding DUF6934 family protein, protein MSHEASYSFDHCYTTRYTFTSTGRRKIVKVVDFTYTGTRQIVTIGFGDLRSDGSVDDEANSNNGDIRKVLSTVIQILLDFASINKDAEIFFTGSTPERTRLYIRILKSYYPLFNRQFNINVLVNRGSDYIEQPFRPDAPGQIEAFFIKRIV, encoded by the coding sequence ATGTCTCACGAAGCATCTTATTCATTTGATCATTGCTATACTACCCGGTATACATTTACCAGTACTGGGCGTCGGAAAATTGTCAAAGTCGTAGATTTCACGTACACCGGCACCCGCCAAATTGTAACAATAGGATTTGGTGACTTACGTTCCGATGGTTCCGTCGACGATGAAGCCAATTCTAACAATGGCGACATTCGGAAAGTTCTATCCACCGTTATTCAAATCTTACTTGACTTTGCCAGCATCAACAAAGACGCAGAGATATTCTTTACAGGGAGTACTCCGGAGCGAACCCGTTTGTATATAAGAATCTTAAAATCCTATTATCCACTATTTAATAGACAATTCAATATCAACGTATTGGTGAACCGGGGATCGGATTATATCGAGCAACCTTTTCGCCCGGACGCACCCGGGCAGATCGAAGCCTTTTTTATAAAAAGAATTGTTTAG
- a CDS encoding LVIVD repeat-containing protein, whose translation MRNKINLPAICRISVMATFLLNGCVKDTITKTYTLYTPVYSLKSSVRAAINGDPGQSVVQPGQIYTKGSFIYLNDVDKGIHIIDNSDPANPVQTAFLNIPGNENIAIRGNILYADMYTDLLAIDITNPHQAKITGTAWGFFSNRTTGTDTNYVITSWIKKDTTVETSAPGTPQFYNIPGSIYYTMSASAVPAAANAVAGATGTAGSTAVMTLIGDYLYVIPEEHSLGVVNVSDATHPTITTTMQAGFDLETIFPLQNRLLLGSKEGVYVYSIDNPAQPVQLSEFTHGTACDPVIADQNYAYVTLHSGTSCGGAANELDVLNAQDITQASLLKTYPMTSPSGLCKDGSLLFVCDGPVVKAFNASDPANLQLLTELNVTNAYDMIATNNILVVASTGGLYQFDYSNPSHITQLSYLPVK comes from the coding sequence ATGAGAAATAAAATAAATCTCCCCGCCATCTGCAGGATTTCAGTAATGGCAACCTTCCTGCTCAACGGATGCGTAAAAGACACCATTACCAAGACATATACCCTTTATACGCCGGTCTACAGCCTGAAATCTTCCGTCCGGGCCGCCATCAACGGAGACCCGGGCCAGTCGGTTGTCCAACCCGGCCAAATCTATACCAAGGGCTCCTTCATTTACCTGAACGACGTCGATAAGGGTATCCATATCATCGACAACAGCGATCCCGCCAACCCCGTACAAACGGCATTTCTCAATATTCCGGGGAATGAGAATATCGCCATCCGCGGCAATATCCTATATGCCGATATGTATACCGACCTCCTGGCCATCGACATCACCAACCCACACCAGGCAAAGATCACCGGCACCGCATGGGGCTTTTTCTCAAACCGCACCACCGGCACGGACACCAATTATGTGATCACCAGCTGGATAAAGAAAGATACCACCGTGGAGACCAGCGCGCCGGGAACGCCACAGTTCTATAACATTCCAGGATCAATTTACTATACAATGAGCGCCAGCGCCGTTCCCGCGGCGGCGAATGCAGTGGCCGGCGCCACCGGCACAGCAGGTTCGACCGCGGTGATGACCCTCATCGGCGATTACCTGTACGTCATTCCGGAAGAGCATTCCCTGGGTGTCGTCAACGTGTCGGATGCCACCCATCCCACGATCACCACCACCATGCAGGCCGGCTTCGACCTCGAAACGATATTCCCGCTGCAAAACAGGCTGTTGCTGGGCTCCAAGGAAGGCGTCTATGTATATTCCATCGACAATCCCGCGCAACCCGTTCAACTGAGTGAATTTACACACGGGACCGCCTGCGACCCGGTGATCGCCGACCAGAACTACGCCTATGTCACGTTGCATTCGGGTACCAGTTGCGGCGGCGCCGCCAACGAACTGGACGTACTCAATGCGCAAGACATCACCCAGGCAAGCCTTCTAAAAACCTATCCCATGACCAGCCCTTCCGGTCTGTGCAAAGACGGGTCACTGTTGTTCGTTTGCGACGGACCGGTTGTAAAGGCATTCAATGCGTCCGATCCGGCCAATCTCCAGTTGCTGACCGAATTAAACGTGACCAACGCCTACGACATGATCGCAACAAACAACATCCTGGTGGTCGCCAGCACCGGCGGGCTTTATCAATTCGACTATAGCAACCCAAGCCACATCACTCAATTAAGCTACCTCCCGGTAAAATAA